Proteins from a single region of Lates calcarifer isolate ASB-BC8 linkage group LG19, TLL_Latcal_v3, whole genome shotgun sequence:
- the dnal1 gene encoding dynein axonemal light chain 1 has translation MAKATTVREALVKWEEKSGEKVSEAKAIKLYGQIPPIEKMDASLSTLTNCEKLSLSTNCIEKITNLNGLKNLRILSLGRNNIKALTGLEAVGDTLEELWISYNLIEKLKGIQSMKNLKVLYMSNNLVKEWGEFVRLADLPCLADLVFVGNPLEEKHSAEGTWMDEASKRLPNLKKLDGTPVIKQEEDEGDGES, from the exons ATg GCCAAAGCAACGACTGTGAGAGAAGCACTGGTCAAATGG gaggaAAAATCTGGGGAGAAAGTGAGCGAGGCTAAAGCAATAAAACTGTATGGTCAGATTCCTCCTATAGAGAAGATGGATGCTTCTCTCTCCACACTCACCAACTGCGA AAAGCTGTCTCTGTCCACAAACTGCATTGAGAAAATAACCAATCTCAATGGCTTGA AGAACCTGAGAATATTGTCATTAGGAAGAAATAACATAAAGGCACTTACTGGCCTG gaggcAGTAGGGGATACATTAGAAGAGCTGTGGATCTCCTATAACTTGATAGAGAAACTAAAGGGAATCCAAAGCATGAAGAACCTGAAAGTCCTCTACATGTCCAACAACCTGGTGAAAGAATGGG GAGAGTTTGTGAGGCTAGCTGACCTACCATGCCTCGCAGACCTGGTGTTTGTTGGCAATCCTCTGGAAGAGAAGCATTCAGCTGAGGGAACTTGGATGGATGAAGCCTCTAAAAGACTTCCTAATCTGAAGAAACTAGATG GAACCCCAGTCATCAAgcaggaagaagatgaaggagatggagagagctgA
- the tedc1 gene encoding tubulin epsilon and delta complex protein 1 — protein sequence MQRSKASRPPAWTLSPHQRPSDEQNSVVDSRWKVSFGISFPISFRELALFPLQPAAQPRGDSEHRKLVAAGLWQNGYHADWMYETEVGEGEERRSFSSRDLLLALGWLLATGALEKLLTQRVQQLDKTLLASIPVDTQVSHDLQLDLTYLRRLQWLIGYLRHQGRILLSMLEERTRLLHAVFSASLPSTVSSSSDQSSPAFKDNCVCMRQLCDLLEAYLNWKQVEKVFWTWMGSVVDCHVMDPVVKKPTCTPSVCHHGNQGLEKLEDMLLRLPTAQKEQRSSRGDTQDRGVERLQGGLGTFPPSSLPSLSQVYRVRLQVEKLDRHSISPAERLHGKAQTSDELPASQAAQLLLQTEALLLERRDRQRLANRMQLQDMIGGLGELILIPP from the exons ATGCAGCGGAGTAAAGCCTCT CGACCACCGGCCTGGACGCTGTCCCCGCACCAGAGACCTTCAGACGAGCAAAATTCGGTGGTGGACTCGAGGTG gAAGGTCAGTTTTGGCATCTCCTTTCCAATATCCTTCAGAGAACTGGcattgtttcctctgcagccagcagcacagCCAAGAGGAG ACTCAGAGCACAGGAAGCTGGTGGCTGCAGGCCTCTGGCAGAATGGTTACCATGCTGACTGGATGTATGAGACGGAGgtaggagaaggagaggagaggaggagtttCTCCAGCAGAGATCTCCTCCTGGCTCTAGGCTGGCTGCTCGCTACAGGAGCACTAGAGAAACTGCTGACACAGCGAGTTCAGCAATTAGACAAAACGCTACTTGCATCTATACCT gTGGATACTCAGGTTTCTCATGATCTCCAGTTAGACTTGACCTACCTGCGGAGACTTCAGTGGCTCATTGGCTATTTGAGACATCAAGGGAGAATCCTTCTGTCCATGCTAGAGGAGCGAACTCGGTTGCTTCATGCT GTTTTTTCTGCCAGCCTCCCCTCAACTGTATCTTCCTCCTCTGATCAAAGCTCCCCAGCGTTTAAGGAT AACTGTGTTTGCATGCGGCAGCTCTGTGACCTCCTAGAAGCATATCTGaactggaaacaggtggagaaaGTCTTCTGGACCTGGATG GGCAGTGTGGTGGACTGCCATGTGATGGATCCTGTTGTCAAGAAGCCTACATGTACGCCAAGTGTgtgtcaccatggaaaccagGGGCTGGAGAAATTGGAGGACATGCTATTGAGACTGCCCACAGCACAG AAAgaacagaggagcagcagaggggaTACTCAGGACAGAGGAGTAGAGAGGTTGCAGGGTGGATTGGGcaccttccctccctcctcgtTGCCCTCCCTCTCCCAGGTCTACCGGGTCAGGCTCCAGGTGGAGAAGCTGGACAGACACAGCATCTCACCAGCAGAGAGGCTCCACGGCAAGGCCCAGACTTCAGACGAGCTCCCAGCATCTCAGGCTGCACAGCTGCTTCTTCAGACAGAGGCTCTGTTGctggagaggagggacagacagagactggCCAACAGAATGCAGCTGCAGGATATGATTGGTGGACTGGGTGAACTGATTTTGATACCACCATAG
- the pth2 gene encoding tuberoinfundibular peptide of 39 residues produces the protein MSEQPALPRTSFLLLCILGMTLVTSGFPQPRLSLRSTDDSEEPKQDDWDILFPSISLRDWSIQMMSAPGLRAAADSKAGLMREAWLFAPERAEASMERAWPAEWSSHGAGMVKRNMVVADDAAFREKSKLLTSMERQKWLNSYMQKLLVVNSS, from the exons ATGTCTGAACAGCCTGCTCTCCCCCGTACGTCCTTCCTGTTGCTTTGCATTCTGGGTATGACCTTGGTGACATCGGGCTTCCCTCAGCCACGACTATCTCTCAG AAGCACTGACGATTCAGAGGAACCCAAACAAGATGACTGGGATATCCtcttcccctccatctctctccgCGATTGGAGCATTCAGATGATGTCAGCGCCCGGCCTCAGAGCGGCAGCTGACAGTAAGGCAGGACTGATGAGGGAGGCATGGCTCTTTGCCCCAGAGAGGGCAGAGGCAAG CATGGAGAGGGCGTGGCCTGCTGAATGGTCATCTCATGGAGCCGGGATGGTGAAAAGGAACATGGTAGTTGCTGATGATGCTGCCTTCAGAGAGAAGAGTAAACTCCTCACCTCTATGGAGAGACAGAAGTGGCTCAACTCCTACATGCAGAAACTACTGGTGGTTAACTCTTCAtga